The proteins below are encoded in one region of Triticum aestivum cultivar Chinese Spring chromosome 1B, IWGSC CS RefSeq v2.1, whole genome shotgun sequence:
- the LOC123104557 gene encoding gamma-gliadin-like has translation MKTFLILVLLAMATSMVTAARPLNPSDQELQSPQQQFPEEQSYPQQPYPQQAFPIPQQYSPHQPQQPFPQPQRPTPLQPQQPFPQQPKQPQQSFPQPQQQFPLQPQQPFPQPQQPIPQQPRIPFPEQPQRPQQPQQSFPQPQQQFPLQPQQPFPQPQQPQQPFPQQPQRPQQSFPQQPEQIIPQQPQQPFPLQPQQPFPQQPEQIISQQSQQPFSLQPQQPFSQPQQPLSQQPGQIIPQQSQQPCPLQPQQPFPQQPEQIIRQQPQQPFLLQSQQPFHQQPEQIISQQPQKPFSLQPQQPFSQPQQPFPQQPGQIIPQQPQQPFSLQPQQPFPQQLQQPFALQPQQSFPQQPQQPFPQPQQAFPEQAEQIIPQQP, from the coding sequence ATGAAGACCTTCCTCATCTTGGTCCTCCTTGCCATGGCGACGAGCATGGTCACTGCTGCTAGGCCGCTAAACCCTAGCGACCAAGAGTTGCAATCACCACAACAACAATTTCCGGAAGAACAATCATATCCGCAGCAACCATATCCACAGCAAGCATTTCCCATACCCCAACAATATTCCCCGCATCAACCACAACAACCATTTCCTCAACCCCAACGACCAACCCCCCTCCAACCACAACAACCATTCCCCCAGCAACCCAAACAACCACAACAATCTTTTCCCCAGCCCCAACAACAATTCCCCTTGCAACCACAACAACCATTTCCCCAGCCTCAACAGCCGATTCCCCAACAACCACGAATACCATTCCCGGAGCAACCCCAGAGACCCCAACAACCACAACAATCTTTTCCTCAGCCCCAACAACAATTCCCCTTGCAACCACAACAACCATTTCCCCAGCCCCAACAACCACAACAACCATTCCCCCAGCAACCCCAGAGACCACAACAATCATTCCCCCAGCAACCAGAACAAATAATTCCCCAGCAACCGCAACAACCATTCCCCCTACAACCGCAACAACCATTCCCCCAGCAACCAGAACAAATAATTTCCCAGCAATCCCAACAACCATTCTCTCTGCAGCCACAACAACCATTTTCCCAGCCCCAACAACCATTATCCCAGCAACCAGGACAAATAATTCCCCAGCAATCCCAACAACCATGCCCCCTCCAACCACAACAACCATTCCCCCAGCAACCAGAACAAATAATTCGCCAGCAACCGCAACAACCATTCCTCCTACAATCGCAACAACCATTCCACCAGCAACCAGAACAAATAATTTCTCAGCAACCCCAAAAACCATTCTCTCTGCAGCCCCAACAACCATTTTCCCAGCCCCAACAACCATTTCCCCAGCAACCAGGACAAATAATTCCCCAGCAACCCCAACAACCATTCTCCCTGCAACCTCAACAACCATTCCCCCAGCAACTCCAACAACCATTCGCTCTGCAACCACAACAATCGTTCCCCCAGCAACCACAACAACCATTTCCCCAACCCCAACAAGCATTCCCAGAACAAGCAGAACAGATAATTCCCCAGCAACCCTAA